The following nucleotide sequence is from Cicer arietinum cultivar CDC Frontier isolate Library 1 chromosome 2, Cicar.CDCFrontier_v2.0, whole genome shotgun sequence.
acttcatttaaaaaaattagggataatatttatttgatataaatttattagccaataaattatataacttatttataatttatttattaaatattatttttctacacTTCTCTcttatatagtatataaatattcaaaaaacaCACAAGtaatcaaatacatatttatcttttaactaattaaattgtgactaattatattttaacaaattgatTATTTAGAAACATTTGTCTCATGTATGGTTTCTCCCATAATATTATTGGACAAATCATATAGTTTATCTATGACTAtatatttatctcatatataatttctatataatattataattagtgtattataatatttttcaaaattttaattagaatTCATTCAATAGACAAACTAATAATaaaacttttaacaaaataattaataattatattttaactaattgaccaacaaaaaatattttatctcgtgttttgtttatataggaaatcAGACTTTTTCTAATTAACACAAGATAGTCTTGCACAAGTTTATTTTATACCATTAAGATTTATAAGTCCCATCAAATCTCATTTGATCTAATTGTGGGACTTATTAATCTAATTGTAGAAATAAATTTGTGTGTGATGCAAAACTTATCTTTGTGCACCATAGAATtaactagtaaaatataattgattcaTGAAAAACTTTCTTTTAACTAACATATTAGTGGTAAAAGACACAATTGCTCTTGTAATTAATTGATCTGTGAATTACACggttcttttttaattaatcaatccataaaagattattttttttaaaattatttgaccaTTGGAATTCATTTTTGTCCcatatataatttatagaaaaatattttctaaaagttTGATTTAGTTCAGATTTCATGAGAAAATACTGCAATCTCATTCGTTAAATCTTTATTGATCAAAATTTGTTAAACATAATGtgtgaaaataacttttttttttttataaaaaagtttttaatttttttaacaatgacAATTACATTGAACTAAATAAAACAGATCTGTTATTGCAGAATCCAAATTAAACCAAACCACATGTTTTTAattggttttgattttttatttctccCTAATATTGAACCAAGGcgtcaaataaacttattgaataatttttaaaattttaattaattaaattaagttaaataattaaatatattatatatttaagtcAAGTTATTCCAGTCCATGTTAATCATGTACCACAATatatgttatcattaaaataatagaaaaagacattctaccaaaaaaacatataagaaaaaaaaatgattgaagagaaagaaaaaaaatgatgtaacTTTGAGAGAGAATGTTAGgattaataatttgatatagTTTATTTACAAATTGACAATCTTAACCTACAATTTAAACATATAGGAATGTGAAGAAATGCTATACATACTTTTTCTATagtaattgtttttatataaataaatagtaaataaaaagtaattaaaaaaacatcataagATTTGGAAAATATAAAAAGAGGGGGAAATGGTGGAGAAAAAGATGGTGAAAGATTGAatgtagttatttttaattttaaatgtgaaactaaaaagaaaagaaagtaataaaattatgaaaattcaagaaagataatataattaggaaaaaaataaaaaaattattaaacataaaaaactaAGAGAGATGAGAAAagtaaaaagaataaaaagtgataaaaatataaagtaagaGAGATAAAacaatatgataaaatatagataagtaaaagagagaataatagaaagttaaaattttaatttttacaatatgTTAGAAAATTAGATTGAAATAAGATGATAATAGTATGTTgataattgaattatatatatagataagaGGATTAAAAATATGTGGCTTCATAGGGTTCTTGAATAACGGGAGTATTGTGTGTCATGCATTGGTGGAGACAAatacaaaattcataaattataacTGATAGTACTTGCAATTAATACTCATATATTAGCTGACATGTAATAAATTACATCTGTCACTTGTACAAGTTGAATCTACAACATTGTCTAGCATTTTCAAGAAATCATAATGTCATTCCTATGTCGGCACCTGTATATGTCATATctttaaatttcatttacttTCAATCATAATGGTGACAATAAATACACATTATACAATTGGACCACATCTGGTATCAAAACATGTAGAAGATGATAAAGATAGGGTTGAAGAAAAGtgatgaagatttttttttttaattaaaaaataaaatttactaaCAATGATTTTACATAGTTTGTTATCTTTgatatctttttaataaaatgatttactttgtatttatattgtacatattttaaaagacaaataactaattaaataaaaatataaaagtattaaaactaaataaaataggatgttattattttattatataatttagaaaaaacttaaattataatttaataattcatGATAGTTATAATGTCAACAACTAAAccaattgatattttaataatttaatagttaaattttttttgtgtatcaaagatcaaaatgacattGTAATATCCTTATaagattaaaatgaaattttaccaataaaaataaagtatttgattttaattttgccTATATAGTATGTTTTGGCCAATGGCTACACACTTATCTTTCTTTCTCCTTGACAAGCTAGATAGGCCATGGCACAAGAAGAATCATCAAAAATTGTTGAAGTTTGTAACATTGAACCAATTCATGAAACAACAGAATCTTTTCAATCTCCAACCTCACTTCCACTAACTTTCTTTGATCTTTTATGGTTAAGATTTCCACCTGTTGAAAGACTCTTCTTCTATGAATTCACAAAAAACTCAACCATTTCTTTCTATGATTCCATTCTTCCAAATCTCAAACACTCACTTTCACTCACACTTCAACATTTTCTACCTCTTGCTGGTAACATTATTTGGCCTAATGATTCTTCAAAACCAATCATCAACTATGTTCTTGGTGATTCTGTTTCCTTCACTGTTGTTGAATCCAAAGCAAGTTTCAAAGATCTTTCTTCCAATCATTGTGATGCTTCACAAAGATATCACTTGATACCCCTTTTGAAAACTTCTCATGAAAAAGCTTCTTTGGTTTCAATTCAAGTCACTTTGTTTCCAAACTTTGGTTTTTGCATTGGAATTACCACTCATCATGCTACTTTTGATGGAAATTCTTCAACCATTTTTATGAAATCATGGGCCTATACATGTTCTAACCTTATCCAGACTTTACTTTCGTCTCAACCGAATTCTGAATTAGTAGGACTCATTTCTCCTGAAAATCAGACACTTAAGACCgaaaaaaatacatgttttaACTTTGGTCAGACTTTACTTATCTCTCAGCAAAACTCACAATCAACATTATCATCTTTATCATTACCTAAAGAACTAACACCTTTTTGGGATAGATCAGTGATACAAGATTCTAATGGAATCAGTGAAGCATTTGTGGATGCATGGATGAAGCATGGTGGACCAAATAATAGAAGTTTAAAGGTGTGGGATTTTTCTAGtaaagtgaaaaatgataaagttAAAAGGTTGTTTCAATTAACACCTTCAAATATTCAAAAGCTTAAGGAACATGCACAAAATGAGATGAAAAATAAGGTTCATTTGTCTACTTTTTCAGTTACATGTGCTTATATGTTGTCATGTTTAGCAAAAGCAGAACAACCTAAGGTTGATAAAGTGATTTTCATATTTAGTGTTGATTGTAGAACAAGATTGGACCCTCCAATTTCTCCTATGTATTTTGGAAATTGTATTGCAGGACAAAAGATTGTTTTGGAGACAAAAGACTTAGTTggaaaaaatggattttttgTTGCTTTGGAAGGGATTAATGAAAGTTTGAAGAGAGTTAAAGATGGTGAAGTTTTGAATGGAGCAAAAAATTGGCTTTCTTATATATTAGAAGGAAGTGAAAGTACTAAAATTTATTCTATTGCTGGATCACCAAGGTTTGAAGTTTATGGTATTGATTTTGGATTTGGAAAACCTAAAAAAGTGGATATGACATCAATTGATAAAACAGGAGCATTTTCTCTTTCTGAAAGAAATGATGACAATGGGGGAATTGAGATTGGATTGGCTTTGAGTAATCAACAGATTCAAGATTTTTCTACTCTTTTTGTTCAAGGACTTGAATCCAtttaaagtttgaaactttgCTACTAGTTTGAGGGAagtaaatttcttttttaatatgtttcttGCCATTTGTGTTTGGGAGAAAACTTTCTTTTGTAGTttcaataaatgaaaaattgctAGAATTAGTCTATTACCTTGAAATTAATAGTGTTATTTTTCTGCTAGTAGTTATATCAGTCAatcctttttaatttaattagaatAAGAATGTGGAAGATCAAATAATtgtctaaaaaattatttatgtttaagatcaacatatatataaagaagGTGGAAGGACTCAATTATGTCTTGGATATTGATTTAGTGTTTACTTACTATAGGTTCGAGCACCTAATTTTGGATGTGTCTTTTGGACTGTGGACTATCAAATGATgagaaataatcaaaattaattgtgGAAGAATAATTAAATATCTCAAAAATATGTACAAGAGGGAAAGAATTGTATTCAAACTTGTGGAAAACCAACTACATTGAAGAAATATGTTATTGGTCTTTCCTTTTTGTTAATGCTCAAGAAATATCTTGAAATTTGtactttattaaattaaattttgttacagaatatgtttagacaatattattatttttatcgttatgttaaatttaaataataataattattattattattattatattaatttaataatattattttaaataataacatttattcAATTTGAGGAATAATAATATActgtataatttaaataaataaaatatttgtttcatataaaaataataatatttgtcatATCTCGACTAATTAAATGAGACCAAATTTAGATTCACTAGATATCTAGTATGTCGACTCATAAGTTAAGATcaaacctaaaatctaaataaatttaaattcattagGTACATCATATCTCAACACTAATTATCTTAAACTAATTTAGATTCGGTAGGTACGTCGTGTATCGACCAATTAGTTAAAATAGAACTTAAACTCTAAATTAATTGTGATTCATTAGGTACATCTAGGGTGTgcatgattatttttatttttattttttttattcatataaattaaactatatccattttaaaatcattaactaaattcatttttttttttgtttaaaatcgGTTATAAAACCgattgtaaaattggttatagTTAAATAATTGGTTTATGGTTATGTAACTGATTTtgacaaattcaattttaaaatcaattttttttaaatcggtTAAAATCcggttattttttaattgatttgaaaattttgacattatataCGAAAAAACTTGATATAACTTGTTAATTTCAAGAATTTGATACATTATGAAACTATGATGACAAAACTACGAGCAAACTTGAGCATATTCTTCTTTTCATTACGTAAACAAATCCTCGCCATATAATCTAATCAATAATTAGTGtatataaattacaatttatatACCTAATAACTCCACAATCAATATCACAATCCAAATTTGACATTCGTCTTAAAGTAAAATggaagacaaaaaaatatgagaaatcaATAAATGATTTACAACATAGTGAAATattgacaaaatataatatataacatttatagaaatataaaataaaaaaatggttaaGTTTATATAAGATGTCAAAAGGAAAACATAAAGGAAAAACTGAAGGTATGAactttagtttataaaaaagggcaaatatgttttatagtaaataagttttttgttgtaaaaagaTAAGAGTTTTTTAAGGTCATGAAAAATGTGAAATTTCTACTGAAAACTCGTGTTATAGGAGGAATGATACAAAGCTTAATACATGTAGAAATGGAGAGAGAAAAAGTATTGTTACGTTATGCAGAGATTGAAATGTAGAAAATAAAGAGATACATGAAATAATGGAGTTAGGGTTCAAGAATGATTATCCTATTGTTGTCGTAGAAATTAGAGAAAAAGCAACAATTTTTTGCTGTTGCGTTAGTGAGAGAAAGATAACATCTtgttaattcaatttaaattgtatGTAAATTACAATTTAGAGAAAGGAATTAGGATTGCAAGAAAAGATTTATGGttcaaatctaaaaataaaaatatgagtagATAATAACCAAATAAAATccaaatctaaaaacaaaacattaatgAATATTCAACCGGTTGTAAATGAGTTGGATTataaccatattattttaaccgaatatttaaaattgatttggaCCTCATAATCGGATTTTTTGGATAGCcctatatcatatatcaatttattaaataagactaaacctaaaccctaaactaaTTTAGATTCACTAGCTATGTGATGTCTCAactaattagttaaaatcaaatctAAACTCTAAACTAATTTAGATTCACTAAGTAGTCACATCTCAACTAATTAGTTAAGATCGAACTGTCGAAtatgttttttgaaaaattatataactatttttactaatatgtatttatatatttgattaatttaaataataaaaattgtttaagttaaataattaaaaaaattgttttatataaaatataataatatttgtcatatcttaactaattagataAGATTGAACTTAAACCCTAAACTATTGTATAGGAACGAGTGAGGTTGAGAAGCTTGAATTAGTATTTGTGTGATCAAATTattgcttttatttttcatgGCCATTTTATATTTCCTTCCTTTGTACTATGTTGGTCTTTAAGACTATTTCAATTCCGAAATTATTGTATCTTTTCTAATTATTGAAGTTTGTATTCGagttttttattgaataattacAATGTTATCTTTGTATACTCGATTTTAAACtgtttcaattttaatatatttatttatttggttatttataattatatttattttaaattacacTTTAATTTCAATTCATAAGTCAAATTAAATATcgtaattaaaatagtaatataaaactattcccataattaacaaaaatagcaataaaattaatcattgTATCATTTTAAATTCATCCATCCGTCGGTCATTTCATatatgtaattttatatatatataaatataaataaattaatccaTTATTATGCATGTGATTTGTTAGAAACCAAACACAAGGGtgaatattaatattatgttttcaaaataaaattttagatatattatattcaatTCGTTATTAACAAGTTAAACAACAAGTAAAGTGACCAATTAAAAACTATGGTATAATATAATAGCTAATTACAAATTAATCATTTGACAGTAGTTCAATTATCAGTCAACTtattgttttcaatattttgttttgttaaaaaacaaATGCTATCACTAATTTTAACAGATGCATTAGTAACACCACATATTGTTGATTCAAAGAACAATGTTTCAATTGAATAATTTGGTTAAATTTGAGCTCAATACTAATCTATTAAATTATGTGAGTCTCGAGTCTACTAAATTATGTGAGTCTTGTTTAAAATTATTAGGATCAACAtgaattttaacaaattgaAGATAGTGGgttgaaaaatatattctatAGAGTGTCTTACTAATATTATTCACataagtttttaatttctataaaatcttaacattttatttttaatcttgataatttcatcaacttttaatcttttaaaaaaaatttctttaaattttttgtcttttattttaaattaactattgtgtattatttgaaatttttaataatttttaaaacacatttacctacaaaaatttaaattttttaataaataattaaataaatatgaatttttaatctttttacattaaaaaatattatatttaatttattgttcattaaaaaattataaatttttgtatgaaaatttcttacaatattataagtattactaaaaaaataattcaaaaattcaaaacaatacACTATAATTGACATCAAATTTACTAATAAGCAACAATAACAAATCTTCGAATCTAAATTAATAAGACATTATAATAAAATGGCAATATATCTAACAAAATTGaagtgtaaaaaatatataaatctaaTGTTATAACACATAagtcattaattaaaattgaaaccCAACTTTGTAAATCTGAACAAAAATGATGTAAAaatcacaaaaacaaaaatagaaaagaaaatatagatttatgaATCCAAAACCCTCGAAAAATATTTGCAAACACACGCGGCACCATACCGTAACCGAAATAGAGTTCTCATCAGTATCATTTCCAAACGATCTCTAACGTCAAGGTACTCATCGTTTCCTCGTTCCATTCTTTCTGCTTTTGAACCTCAAATTACTGCCAGGGTTCTCTCTATACCTTTCTCTTGTTTAACTACGTAATCGTGTTTCTGTCTCTGCTTTATCGATTAAGCTCaatcttacatttttttatcGTTTTTAGGGTTTCTGCTTTTGTTTAATCGTATTTTTAGAGTTTCTGATTTTTATTAATCGTTTCTTTTGGGTTTCTGCTgttgtaaatattatttaggGTTTCTGATTTTGTTTAGATTCCAACCTACTTTTTTGCCAATTTTTTTGGAGCATTGTGATAGCAAACAGAGGCATGTCTTCTCATTTTTTAAGCATGACCTTGTTATTTTATCACTACATTTATTATCCAGTTGACCAGTTTAACCAATTGAACTGTGACCTGAACTGAAACTTTTACTGGTTTGATTTCTGGTctggtttttgtctttttgaaaTATCGAAAGTGATTAGTGTTCCAGAAAACATCATGTTTTTTTAAGTCTTATATGGTATGTATGTCCTGCAATAGTGTGAAGGAATAGAAGCAGTGAATAGAAGCAGTGAAGATGAGCAGCAATAAGAGAACTGGGCCACCCAAACATCAGAACAAGATTGCTTGGAAACCTAACGCCGGTGTCAAGATCAATGAAACTGTATTTtactctttcttcttcttcttcttcatatttttcttaataataaatataatgtttcaaatatataataatatataatcattCATATGATATACTACAGGAGGTTGGAGGTAGATTTAGACCTTTATCTGAGATAACTGGAGTTTGCCCTCGTTGTAAAGAACAAATTGATTGGAAACGACGTTATGGAAAATACAAGGCTCTTCTTGAACCTGCCAAATGGTATTTATCtatcatttcttttttatatctaaattaataatataaataatgttgtttttatttgttcCACATTTTTGTGGCAATTGGTTGATAATTGGGTTGCCCTTTGTGTTGCAGTCAAAGATGTTCTAAGCGTGCTGTTCGTCAAGCTTACCATAATCTGTGTTTTGGTTAGTGTTAtggaatatatatatttctgaAATGTGCTTTTAGGAGATTTTTAAACAATAGTGAGAGGATTTAAACTGTAAACAGAAAGATTTTGAACAAACAGTAATATGATAGTGTTGTAGGATGATGAAATATGATTGGATGTCTGCATAAAatttgtttaggatttaaggtgtGAGCGTGTAGTTATTAAACTCGAAGTGTTCAGTCTAGATGAAATTAGTGTAAAACTGAAAATGGAATTTGCTTTGTGATTATGTGTATTTTACAGATTGGCTTTTATGTTAGCGTAGGTTGTGCTAAGGAGCATGGTGTTTGCGCAAAGTGTTGTTGCCGTGTGGACCGTATAGTTGGAAGGTTTGTCTTTCACATTTGATGAAACATGAAAGATTCACCAATTCAGTTTGTTTGTAAGATAAAGTTTTGTGCAAAATGAACATTTGTTAGCATTTcctgacctaaatattcatacCAAGAAAAGATGAATCTGTTATGAAACTTACGAAAAGACGAACCTTTGTtgatatgaaattttatttcttttaggGACGTTTCAGAAGTTGAGGCTGAGCAAAAGATGCTCGAGGAGGTTTCTTTTTGTTTCACATCCCCTTTTCCATCTACTTTTTTTGCTCTTTTTTGTACCTTCTGAATTTTAAACTTATTCGCCTCTTCGTAGTAGATACTTGAAATAATACTGGTATTTTTGTTGCAGGCCATTAAGAACTCTCGGGAGAGAGATAGGAGATCCTTGTTGCGTGCTGTAAGATACTAAAATCAAAAGCTATTCGTTTTTTTTACAGCATATCCAGTCTTTTATCCTACCTTGTTCAATCTAATCATGATAGAGTTTGAAATAAAACATGaccatttatttttttgtttgttcacCTGAAAATCATTTCACCCAAGTTGAATTTGTTAAACAATACCTGTTTATGAAGTGTGTTACGTTTCGACTGTTGTTGATGCATATGCAACTCTTGAATACTGTTGCATATATACAAGTaatcacataatttttttttagtttataggGATACTCTAAGCTATGAAGTACTAACACATCCATGCATATGACATTGACACTAACACGTCGACACCAGTAATAATTTGGGAAAATGGAATAGCTAAATGTAACTACTTGTGTTGGTGTTTTGTTGGTATTGGACACATAACACGACATCAATATGAAGTGTCGGTGCTAGTGCTACATATATTCTAAGGGTAGCCGAAGACCAAAGTCTATATACGTGATGGTGTTAGGCTTGATTCTTTTCCTCTCGTGGTTGGATTAAATTAATATGGCAAAGGCAATGGTTGTATTTTCATACTTTGGCATGTCCTGTTATGTAAATACATGTGATGCTGATCATTCTTTCTACTTTTCCTATCAGATGAACAAAAGCAAATCTAAGACTTCAAAAGATACTCCGACCGATACAAATGATAACAAAGTAGGACAATTATTTCCAAATTCATCCCTTGAAGATTATGCCAAAAAGAATGGAGTTGTCGGGAAACATGATGATAGTGAAATTCGTGATGGTAAACATGATAATGATGAAGAAAGTGAGGAGGAAGTTTATGATGACGAAGATGATAATGATAGTGCAAATGAAGATTGTGATGAGGATGACAACGACAACGATGAGAACGTTCCTGATCAAGTGAATTCCAAAAGGGAATGATTAAGGGTATTTGAGTGTCATTTTTCACAGAAATTACATTGTAGGGATAATGGCTACTTCGCCGCTAATTTTTGGCTTATGAGATTTTTGATTTTCGGTGAATTCTGTTGTTGAATACAAATTTTGGATTCTGTTGTTGTAAGTCAAAAAGTAACCAAAATAGATATCATGTATGTGTTGTCTGTTACACTTACTGAGTCATGTATGAAATATATGTTCTTGTTTGGCTATTAGTAGCTTTTGTTTCAGTGTTTTGAGCtgttgaataatattttaagggATGAAAAATAATAGCTCTTGTCTGTTACACTTACTGAGTTATGTATGGAACGTGGTTTTGGAAGTGGTTTTTCCAAAAACGAATTGAGATTGTTAGATTATTGACAATTGATAGCTGAGGGTGAAAAAGGCAATTTGATGAACGTTACATTTTCACAATACATAAGATCTAAAGCTTATAGCAAAAAAAGTCCCAAGCAGAAAAAGATTTTGAAGAGAAATGGTTTTTTATTTATGCTAATGGATTTTATTGGAAGATCATTTGTAAAATGACAAGACTCAAACAAACCAAAATGCACATTATTTTGCtaacttttgaaaattaaacAGATATTTATTGATGCTAATTGATTTTAGttcgaatttcaaaattaatttctatttgTATGCAACAAAAAAGAAAGGACTTAAATGCTTAAGATTAagcatttatatatatatatatatatatatatatataaacaaa
It contains:
- the LOC101513090 gene encoding phenolic glucoside malonyltransferase 1-like produces the protein MAQEESSKIVEVCNIEPIHETTESFQSPTSLPLTFFDLLWLRFPPVERLFFYEFTKNSTISFYDSILPNLKHSLSLTLQHFLPLAGNIIWPNDSSKPIINYVLGDSVSFTVVESKASFKDLSSNHCDASQRYHLIPLLKTSHEKASLVSIQVTLFPNFGFCIGITTHHATFDGNSSTIFMKSWAYTCSNLIQTLLSSQPNSELVGLISPENQTLKTEKNTCFNFGQTLLISQQNSQSTLSSLSLPKELTPFWDRSVIQDSNGISEAFVDAWMKHGGPNNRSLKVWDFSSKVKNDKVKRLFQLTPSNIQKLKEHAQNEMKNKVHLSTFSVTCAYMLSCLAKAEQPKVDKVIFIFSVDCRTRLDPPISPMYFGNCIAGQKIVLETKDLVGKNGFFVALEGINESLKRVKDGEVLNGAKNWLSYILEGSESTKIYSIAGSPRFEVYGIDFGFGKPKKVDMTSIDKTGAFSLSERNDDNGGIEIGLALSNQQIQDFSTLFVQGLESI
- the LOC101512760 gene encoding uncharacterized protein, producing MSSNKRTGPPKHQNKIAWKPNAGVKINETEVGGRFRPLSEITGVCPRCKEQIDWKRRYGKYKALLEPAKCQRCSKRAVRQAYHNLCFGCAKEHGVCAKCCCRVDRIVGRDVSEVEAEQKMLEEAIKNSRERDRRSLLRAMNKSKSKTSKDTPTDTNDNKVGQLFPNSSLEDYAKKNGVVGKHDDSEIRDGKHDNDEESEEEVYDDEDDNDSANEDCDEDDNDNDENVPDQVNSKRE